From the genome of Ardenticatenales bacterium:
CCCGGCTCCATTGTCACGCCGGGGCCGATTGGCGTCGTCTCTCGCAGTGGCACACTCACCTACGAGGTCGTGTACGCCCTCACCAGCCGCGGCATCGGGCAGACCACCTGCGTGGGCATCGGCGGCGACCCGGTGAACGGAACTAGCTTCATCGACGTGCTGAAGATGTTTGAGGCGGACCCGGACACGGAGCAGGTGATTATGATCGGTGAGATTGGCGGCACGGATGAAGAGAAGGCGGCCAGGTACATCGCCCAACATATGACGAAACGGGTGACGGCGTTTATTGCCGGCAGAACGGCTCCTCCTGGACGGCGTATGGGGCACGCCGGCGCGATTGTGGAAGGCAAAAGCGGCACGGCGGAAGGCAAAATCGCTGCCCTGGAAGCCGCCGGCGTGCGCGTGGCTGCCAATCCTGACGAAATCGTGGGCATGATCGCCTGATCATTGCCCGCTTGTGGTGAGTGAACCTCAGAGGCGAAGGCGCGGTCCGTTCTCGCGGGCGCGCGCCTTCGCCTACAGGGCGGCAGCCGATGAACGCCTTACGCCGAACTGACGCAGGTTTTTGGGTCGTGCTGCTGCTGTGCGTGCTGGTGGCGTGGCCGTTTATCAGTCGCGCCGGGCTGCCGCAACAAACGGACGCCGAACTGCACATTTTCCGCCTGGCGGAGTTGAACCGGTTGGTGCGCGGTGGCGTCTGGTATCCCCGGTGGGCGCCAGACTTTTATTACGGCTACGGCTATCCCATTTTCAATTACTACGCCCCCCTGACCTATTACCTGGGACTGCTGCCGATGCTGGTTTTGGGCATGACGGCGGTGCAGGGGGTGAAGTTTGTATTTGTGTTGGGGATGGTGTTGGCCGGGGTGGGGGTGTATGGGTTTGTGCGCGACAATTGGGGGCGAAATGCCGGCATTCTCGCCGCCGCCCTCGTCCTCTTTGCCCCCTACCTGCAATTTGTAGACCCCCACGCCCGGGGCGACCTTGCCGAATCCTTCAGCTTTGGCCTGCTCCCCCTCGCTTTTTGGGCCTTTGATCGCCTACGCCGCTGCCCAGGCCCCGGTAATTGGCTGGCTGCTTCCCTGCTGACTGCCGGCATCATCCTGGCGCACAACCTCATGGCCCTCGTCTTCTTTGCCCTCCTCCTCGCCTGGTCCATCTGGTGGTTCATCCTCGGCGAGAAACCGCGGCGCGGCTGGTCGTTTGCCGCCCTCCTGCTGGGCGTGGGCGTGGCCGCCTTCTTCTGGCTGCCCGTGGCGCTGGAGCAAAGCGCCGTCAATTTGCGCTCCGTCATCGGCAGCGGCAGCCATTTCGACTTCCGCCACCACTTTCTCGACTGGCGCACCCTGTTGGGCGTGTCCCATCTCCTTGACTGGGGAGCCACGGAGCCGGATTTTGTCTTTAATCTGGGTCTGGGGCCGTGGCTGCTGGGTGCGGCGGGAATGGCGGCGCTGATGGCGCGGCGCGGTCAGGGACGGCGGCAGGCGGCGTTTTTTGCGTGGGCGGGGGCGGCGTTGCTGTTTTTGATGATGCCGGCATCCACCTTCCTCTGGGAAATTGTGCCCGGCCTGCCATTCCTGCAATTTCCGTGGCGGCTGCTCGGCGCGACCGCCATCATGCTGGCCGTCGTCGGCGGCGCGGGAGCCGGGGCCTGGCTGGGTGACGGCGGCGGCTGGCGCGGCTGGTTTTGGGCGGCGGCGCTGGCCCTCGTCATGCTGCCCGCCTTGCCGCTGACCGAAATCCCGCCCTGGCCTGCCGACTTTGGCCCCACGGACACGCGCCGCATTGCCGAAATTGAACTGGAAGGCCGCTGGCTGGGCACGACCTCTACGGCGGATTTTGTGCCGGCAACCGTAGACGTGATTCCGCTGCCCACGGAGCAGGTGGTCCGCGCCTTGTTGCGCGACGAGCCGGTGGACCGCGTTAATCGGGCCACGTTGCCTGCCGGCACAACCGTGACCGCCGCGGCCATCACGCCGCTGCATACCCGGTACACCGTGCGCGGCACGGAGCCGTTCGCCCTGCGCCTATACCAATTTGCCTTCCCCGGCTGGCGCGCCCAGGTGAATGGTCGGGATGCGACCACGGATGTGGGGCTGCCGGAGGGATTTTTGGTGGTCCCGCTGCCTGCCGGCAA
Proteins encoded in this window:
- the sucD gene encoding succinate--CoA ligase subunit alpha; this encodes MSILVDKNTRLLVQGITGREGSFHTQQMVEYGTNVVAGVRAGKGGEWIHGVPVFDTVQEAVEATGANASVLYVPARFAADAIYEAADGGIKLIVCITERIPVLDMVKITSYLDAKGVRMVGPNCPGLITPGEAKVGIIPGSIVTPGPIGVVSRSGTLTYEVVYALTSRGIGQTTCVGIGGDPVNGTSFIDVLKMFEADPDTEQVIMIGEIGGTDEEKAARYIAQHMTKRVTAFIAGRTAPPGRRMGHAGAIVEGKSGTAEGKIAALEAAGVRVAANPDEIVGMIA